A window of Chloroflexota bacterium contains these coding sequences:
- a CDS encoding fructose-1,6-bisphosphatase translates to MQITLSVIKADIGGYVGHSSSHPDCLARAGELLEKAKKAGLLIDFHVTNCGDDLELIMTHQQGETSERVHRLAWDVFIEATKIARQLKLHGAGQDLLSDAFSGNIRGMGPGVAEMAFQEREAETIIILMADKTSSGAWNLPLYKMFADPFNTIGLVIAPNMHSGFSFEVLDIKEHQKILFNAPEDIYDMLVFMGAPSRFCVKAVYHRETKEIAAVSSTERLALIAGRYVGKDDPVCVVRSQGQFPAVGEVLEPFAYPFFVEGWMRGSHHGPLMPVAVREANPSRFDGPPRVTSLGFQLSSGRLVGPRDMFDDPAFDQARKMANDMAYHMRRHGPFEPHRLPLEEMEYTTMPQVMKKVTGRFVKV, encoded by the coding sequence TTGCAGATTACCCTTAGCGTCATCAAGGCCGATATAGGGGGCTACGTGGGGCATTCCAGCTCCCACCCCGACTGCCTGGCGAGAGCCGGGGAGCTCCTGGAGAAGGCCAAAAAGGCGGGGCTCCTGATAGACTTCCATGTCACCAACTGCGGGGATGACCTGGAGCTCATCATGACCCACCAGCAGGGGGAGACCAGCGAGCGGGTCCACCGGCTTGCCTGGGATGTCTTCATAGAGGCCACCAAGATAGCCCGGCAGCTCAAGCTCCACGGGGCGGGCCAGGACCTCCTCTCCGACGCCTTCTCCGGCAATATCCGGGGTATGGGCCCCGGGGTGGCAGAGATGGCCTTCCAGGAGCGGGAGGCGGAGACCATTATCATCCTTATGGCCGATAAGACCTCCTCCGGTGCCTGGAACCTCCCCCTCTACAAGATGTTCGCCGACCCCTTCAACACCATAGGCCTGGTCATCGCCCCCAATATGCACTCGGGCTTTTCCTTTGAGGTGCTGGACATCAAGGAGCACCAGAAAATCCTCTTCAACGCGCCGGAAGATATCTATGACATGCTGGTGTTCATGGGGGCCCCATCCCGCTTTTGTGTCAAGGCGGTCTACCACCGGGAGACCAAGGAGATTGCGGCCGTCTCCTCCACCGAGAGGCTGGCCCTGATTGCAGGAAGATATGTGGGGAAGGACGACCCGGTGTGCGTGGTGCGCTCCCAGGGCCAGTTCCCCGCCGTGGGGGAGGTGCTGGAGCCTTTTGCTTATCCCTTCTTTGTGGAGGGGTGGATGCGGGGCTCCCACCACGGCCCCTTGATGCCCGTGGCTGTGAGGGAGGCCAACCCCTCCCGTTTTGACGGTCCGCCCAGGGTCACTTCTCTGGGATTCCAGCTGTCCTCGGGCCGGCTGGTGGGCCCCCGGGACATGTTTGATGACCCTGCCTTTGACCAGGCCCGAAAGATGGCCAACGATATGGCCTACCACATGCGCCGACATGGCCCCTTTGAGCCCCACCGCCTACCCCTGGAGGAGATGGAATACACCACCATGCCCCAGGTGATGAAGAAGGTAACCGGGAGGTTCGTCAAGGTCTGA
- the rdgB gene encoding RdgB/HAM1 family non-canonical purine NTP pyrophosphatase encodes MKRLLIGTRNPGKLGEYRLLLASSGFELATPQELGLEADEAEGTTSLEENAVAKAKLYARKGGLLTLAEDSGLFVDALGGAPGVLSARFGASDRERIDRLLGDLKGIPREERGARFVCVIALAEPGKPLGVFRGEVAGEIAGGPTGSSGFGYDPVFFLRGLGKTMAELSPEEKNRISHRGQAARKALMVLRGLLTGA; translated from the coding sequence CTGAAGCGGCTTCTCATTGGCACCCGCAACCCGGGCAAGCTGGGGGAATACCGCCTCCTCCTGGCCAGTTCTGGCTTTGAGCTCGCCACCCCCCAGGAGCTGGGCCTGGAAGCGGACGAGGCCGAGGGGACCACCAGCCTGGAGGAGAACGCCGTTGCCAAAGCAAAGCTCTATGCCCGGAAGGGCGGCCTCCTCACCCTGGCCGAGGATTCGGGCCTTTTCGTGGATGCCCTGGGCGGGGCGCCGGGGGTGCTTTCGGCCCGCTTCGGGGCCTCGGACCGGGAAAGGATAGACCGGCTGCTGGGGGACCTGAAGGGTATACCCCGGGAGGAAAGGGGTGCCCGTTTTGTCTGCGTCATCGCCCTGGCCGAGCCGGGCAAGCCGTTGGGGGTCTTCCGAGGGGAGGTGGCGGGGGAGATAGCCGGCGGGCCCACGGGTTCCTCCGGTTTTGGCTATGACCCCGTCTTCTTTCTGCGCGGCCTGGGCAAAACCATGGCTGAGCTTTCCCCGGAGGAGAAGAACCGGATAAGCCACCGGGGCCAGGCCGCCCGTAAGGCCCTCATGGTTCTGCGCGGCCTGTTGACAGGGGCCTAG
- the moaA gene encoding GTP 3',8-cyclase MoaA yields MTGLSDSFQRPINYLRISITDRCNLRCFYCMPEKGVPLLPREHLLTYEEIARVVGAAVGLGITKVRLTGGEPLARAGLVDMVSMLSRIEGLDDLSLTTNGLLLADFAAALKRAGLKRVNVSLDTFNPQRFRRITGGEGLEAVLQGIEAAKEAGLNPVKVNTVVIPGVNDDELLAFGQRSLEGWHVRFIELMPFGQAGGLPTLYVSQMVARLEEAFGPLTLAINRGGGPARYFRLPGAKGTIGFISPISQHFCFACNRLRLTAEGKLRPCLLQETEVDLRAPLRNGASAGELEGIIRKAVAQKPLRHCLEEKKPQDAKCMARLGG; encoded by the coding sequence ATGACTGGCCTCTCCGACTCCTTCCAGCGGCCCATTAACTATCTGCGCATCTCCATCACCGACCGCTGTAATCTCAGGTGTTTCTATTGCATGCCCGAGAAGGGCGTGCCCCTCCTCCCCCGGGAACACCTCCTCACCTACGAGGAGATAGCCCGGGTGGTGGGGGCGGCAGTGGGGCTGGGCATCACCAAAGTCCGGCTCACTGGGGGGGAGCCCCTGGCCAGGGCCGGACTGGTGGACATGGTCTCCATGCTCTCCAGGATTGAAGGCCTGGACGACCTCTCCCTCACCACCAACGGACTCCTGCTGGCAGACTTCGCCGCAGCCTTGAAGAGGGCCGGGCTCAAAAGGGTAAATGTCAGCCTGGATACTTTCAACCCCCAGCGCTTCCGCCGCATCACCGGCGGGGAGGGGCTGGAAGCGGTCCTCCAGGGGATTGAGGCGGCAAAAGAGGCGGGGCTGAATCCGGTAAAGGTCAACACTGTGGTCATACCGGGGGTGAACGACGATGAGCTCCTGGCCTTCGGCCAGAGGAGCCTGGAAGGCTGGCATGTCCGCTTTATCGAGCTTATGCCCTTCGGCCAGGCCGGGGGCCTTCCCACCCTTTACGTTTCCCAGATGGTGGCAAGGCTTGAAGAGGCTTTTGGCCCCCTCACCCTCGCCATCAACAGGGGTGGCGGGCCTGCCCGTTATTTCCGCCTCCCCGGGGCCAAAGGCACCATCGGCTTCATCTCCCCCATAAGCCAGCACTTCTGCTTTGCCTGCAACCGCCTCCGCCTCACCGCCGAGGGAAAACTGCGCCCCTGCCTCCTGCAGGAAACCGAGGTGGACCTCAGGGCCCCACTCCGCAACGGGGCCTCCGCGGGGGAACTGGAGGGCATCATCCGGAAGGCGGTGGCCCAGAAGCCTCTCAGACACTGCCTTGAAGAAAAGAAGCCCCAGGACGCCAAGTGCATGGCCCGGCTGGGGGGCTAG